The Acidimicrobiia bacterium genome has a segment encoding these proteins:
- a CDS encoding phosphotransferase family protein, with product MDDTLRAWVEETAGGRITALSRPPAGGSREAYFVDVERADGVVVPLVLRCEGGGSFAGTEISPTKEAVVYRALEHTDVPAPRVVGLAPDGAALLMERVPGSGDFTDLDERTRGETMRSFIDALAALHSLDVDTLTLDGFRRPRGAEDHARLDLEMWARLADDHVADLDPLVRYGGAWLHAHAPDAVERTVLVQGDTGPGNFVFEHGRVTGIVDWEFAHIGDPMDDWAWLDMRMPGADLTELQDRYSHATGIAVDHERIRYYRAAVDYRCAVTTSLAVSRGGGARGWAPYLLVTERYVLGLAERLSDLLGIVESAELPEPADTARTPYYEHLLDGIRAATRGIDDPELRENTRSLQILVHYLRAYDQIGAEVDELDRADRIATFGGDALDGARFA from the coding sequence ATGGACGACACACTGCGCGCGTGGGTGGAGGAAACCGCAGGCGGCCGGATCACCGCGCTGAGCCGCCCTCCGGCCGGCGGGTCACGTGAGGCCTACTTCGTCGACGTGGAGCGCGCCGATGGCGTCGTCGTGCCACTCGTGTTGCGGTGCGAAGGCGGAGGATCGTTCGCCGGCACCGAGATCTCACCGACGAAGGAAGCCGTGGTGTACCGCGCGCTCGAGCACACCGACGTTCCGGCTCCGCGCGTCGTCGGCCTCGCTCCCGACGGCGCCGCGCTCCTGATGGAACGCGTTCCGGGAAGCGGCGACTTCACCGACCTCGACGAACGCACGCGCGGCGAGACGATGCGCTCGTTCATCGACGCGTTGGCAGCACTCCACAGCCTCGATGTCGACACGTTGACGCTCGACGGCTTCCGCCGACCGCGCGGCGCGGAGGACCACGCGCGGCTCGACCTCGAGATGTGGGCGCGGCTCGCCGACGACCACGTCGCCGACCTCGATCCTCTCGTGCGCTACGGCGGTGCGTGGTTGCACGCGCACGCGCCGGATGCCGTCGAGCGCACCGTGCTCGTCCAGGGCGACACGGGTCCGGGCAACTTCGTCTTCGAGCACGGGAGGGTCACCGGCATCGTCGACTGGGAGTTCGCGCACATCGGCGACCCGATGGACGACTGGGCGTGGCTCGACATGCGGATGCCCGGTGCGGACCTCACGGAGCTCCAGGATCGCTACAGCCACGCGACGGGAATCGCGGTCGACCACGAGCGGATCCGCTACTACCGCGCTGCCGTCGACTACCGATGCGCGGTGACAACGTCGCTCGCCGTGAGCCGCGGTGGCGGCGCGCGCGGATGGGCGCCCTACCTGCTCGTGACCGAGCGTTACGTGCTGGGTCTCGCGGAACGACTGTCGGACCTTCTCGGAATCGTCGAGTCGGCCGAACTACCCGAGCCGGCGGACACGGCCCGCACGCCGTACTACGAGCACCTGCTCGACGGCATCCGCGCCGCGACGCGCGGCATCGACGATCCCGAGCTACGCGAGAACACGCGGAGTCTCCAGATCCTGGTCCATTACCTACGCGCCTACGACCAGATCGGCGCGGAGGTCGACGAGCTCGATCGGGCCGACCGCATCGCGACGTTCGGTGGCGACGCGCTCGACGGGGCGCGGTTCGC
- a CDS encoding VOC family protein: MTGGVRWMFHATAMGASYDAILEPLARLFGCRVLHDNAVPTPGIERRGGMTWIADNSIEIGQPLGEASPVQRFLERFGGGMHSVAVQVADLDVALAHAERAGVRVASRIDEGLAFTRPGDTAGLLVEWFSKRQHDDPRWGAPEPTFLREPVVRPTHVAYVGAIVDDPVGAAQRFGVVLDTSVSVVAADGPAERSADSPHAVVALGDCVLALYPIPSTAQESERIWGGVYDRARCLALGLAVDDLGVAERALRDAGVAVHYRTSDGSVVIDPGALPFPVVLTNRLLPGDPRLP, encoded by the coding sequence ATGACTGGCGGTGTGCGGTGGATGTTCCACGCCACCGCGATGGGGGCCAGTTACGACGCGATCCTCGAGCCGCTGGCGCGGCTGTTCGGCTGCCGCGTCCTTCACGACAATGCGGTGCCGACGCCAGGGATCGAGCGACGCGGCGGCATGACGTGGATCGCCGACAACTCGATCGAGATCGGTCAACCGCTCGGCGAGGCGTCGCCGGTGCAGCGCTTCCTCGAGCGGTTCGGCGGCGGGATGCACTCGGTGGCCGTGCAGGTCGCCGATCTCGACGTTGCGCTCGCGCACGCCGAGCGGGCCGGGGTGCGCGTGGCGTCGCGCATCGACGAGGGGCTCGCGTTCACGCGGCCGGGTGACACCGCCGGCCTGCTGGTCGAGTGGTTCAGCAAGCGCCAGCACGACGATCCGCGCTGGGGCGCGCCAGAACCCACCTTTCTACGGGAACCCGTCGTGCGACCGACGCACGTCGCGTACGTCGGTGCGATCGTCGACGACCCGGTCGGCGCCGCGCAGCGATTCGGCGTGGTGCTCGACACCTCGGTCTCCGTCGTTGCCGCCGATGGACCCGCTGAACGATCGGCCGATAGCCCGCACGCGGTGGTTGCGCTCGGCGACTGCGTGCTCGCGCTGTACCCCATCCCGTCGACCGCGCAGGAGAGCGAACGCATCTGGGGCGGCGTATACGACCGCGCGCGGTGTCTCGCACTCGGGCTCGCGGTGGACGACCTCGGCGTGGCGGAGCGCGCGCTGCGCGACGCCGGCGTCGCCGTCCACTACCGCACGAGCGACGGTTCCGTCGTGATCGACCCCGGCGCGCTCCCGTTCCCCGTGGTGCTGACCAACCGCTTGCTCCCCGGCGACCCGCGCCTCCCCTGA
- a CDS encoding LLM class flavin-dependent oxidoreductase: MNEEPRDISVALTYDMRAPDFGAPTVDLYRAAVEQCAWADRIGFDAVSLLEHHASVDGYLPSPIVLGSAVAAVTERMLIRMSVVLLPLYHPIRLAEDLAVLDLIAEGRLRVTVGAGYRPEEYEQFDLNIKRRPSLMEEGVEVLKQAWTGEPFVWRGRTVRILPRPVQAPRPAIAMGGSSPASAKRAARIADDFQPAVPKLYGIYLEELAALGKPAPEPRRGGAGGGGGGGMFFHIAEDTDRAWAQIAPHAMHETNDYAAWAAGMRGSPYKSFADAEELRESGMYEIVTPADAVDIIRARGGVSFKPLMGGLDPDIGWESLHLFESKVLPRLRESGVS; encoded by the coding sequence ATGAACGAAGAGCCTCGTGACATCTCGGTGGCGTTGACCTACGACATGCGCGCCCCCGACTTCGGTGCGCCCACCGTCGACCTGTACCGAGCGGCCGTCGAGCAGTGCGCGTGGGCCGACCGCATCGGCTTCGACGCGGTGAGCCTCCTCGAGCACCACGCGTCGGTCGACGGCTACCTCCCGTCGCCGATCGTGCTCGGGAGCGCGGTCGCCGCTGTCACCGAACGCATGCTGATCCGCATGAGCGTCGTCCTCCTCCCGCTGTACCACCCGATCCGCCTCGCCGAAGACCTCGCGGTGCTCGACCTCATCGCCGAAGGGCGGTTGCGCGTGACGGTGGGCGCGGGGTACCGCCCCGAGGAGTACGAGCAGTTCGACCTGAACATCAAGCGCCGGCCGTCGCTCATGGAAGAGGGCGTCGAGGTGCTCAAGCAGGCGTGGACGGGCGAGCCCTTCGTTTGGCGTGGCCGCACGGTGCGTATCCTGCCGCGGCCGGTGCAGGCTCCGAGACCGGCAATCGCGATGGGCGGGTCGTCACCCGCGAGCGCGAAGCGCGCCGCGCGTATCGCCGACGACTTCCAACCGGCGGTCCCGAAGCTCTACGGCATCTACCTCGAAGAGCTCGCCGCGCTCGGCAAGCCTGCGCCGGAACCGCGACGTGGTGGTGCCGGAGGTGGAGGTGGTGGCGGGATGTTCTTCCACATCGCCGAGGACACCGACCGCGCGTGGGCCCAGATCGCGCCGCACGCGATGCACGAGACCAACGACTACGCCGCGTGGGCAGCGGGGATGCGCGGCTCGCCCTACAAGTCGTTCGCCGATGCCGAGGAGCTGAGGGAGAGCGGGATGTACGAGATCGTCACCCCCGCCGATGCCGTCGACATCATCCGCGCGCGCGGTGGTGTGAGTTTCAAGCCGCTCATGGGCGGGCTCGACCCGGACATCGGGTGGGAGTCGCTGCACCTGTTCGAGTCGAAGGTCCTGCCGCGGCTGCGCGAGTCAGGTGTGTCGTGA
- a CDS encoding aromatic ring-hydroxylating dioxygenase subunit alpha, giving the protein MHPLAITDPERIPAARYYAPEFFEAECEHLWPHVWQMACRLEEIPDDGDFVEYRILDQSIIVVRVDNDTIKAYFNACRHRGTKLVDDRGNCEGGGIICPFHGWCWNLDGSNSFVYEPELFSEAARNPDDLRLVECQVDTWAGCVFVNMDPDAPPLHASLGSLPALLDPLNVGEMRTTWWQSTVLPANWKLAMEAFFEGYHVMQTHPQLMTRRGGGANRPDEDFIELQIEGMITLGTGMGDGMILPKDIEVARSLRGLELPDDRGAAMRDWHFTLNDTTTRTSREAGINMPDLNSTHPGNAVFFAFPHFFLLPMYGNATLYRCRPLTPETCLYELWSTTLFPADDRPPPVRTTPVPIAHDDPWWPEIPGQDFSNIPRQQVGLHAQGFEFMRLSRSVEGLISNTHRLIDGYLAGLPLDRLAAATEHVCTGIDVPIYDLGF; this is encoded by the coding sequence GTGCATCCTCTTGCCATTACCGACCCGGAACGCATCCCCGCGGCGCGCTACTACGCGCCCGAGTTCTTCGAGGCCGAGTGCGAGCACCTGTGGCCGCACGTGTGGCAGATGGCGTGCCGGCTCGAGGAGATTCCCGACGACGGCGACTTCGTGGAGTACCGCATCCTCGACCAGTCGATCATCGTGGTGCGCGTCGACAACGACACGATCAAGGCCTACTTCAACGCGTGCCGTCATCGTGGGACGAAACTGGTCGACGACCGGGGTAACTGTGAAGGCGGCGGGATTATCTGCCCGTTCCACGGTTGGTGCTGGAACCTCGACGGTTCGAACTCGTTCGTGTACGAGCCCGAGCTCTTCTCGGAGGCGGCGCGTAATCCCGACGACTTGCGGCTCGTCGAGTGCCAGGTCGATACGTGGGCGGGTTGCGTGTTCGTCAACATGGACCCCGACGCGCCGCCGCTGCACGCGTCGCTGGGATCGCTGCCCGCATTGCTCGATCCGCTCAACGTCGGCGAGATGCGCACCACGTGGTGGCAATCGACGGTGCTTCCCGCGAACTGGAAGCTCGCGATGGAAGCGTTCTTCGAGGGCTACCACGTGATGCAGACGCATCCCCAGCTGATGACGCGGCGAGGTGGTGGCGCGAACCGTCCGGATGAGGACTTCATCGAGTTGCAGATCGAGGGCATGATCACGCTCGGCACGGGGATGGGCGACGGCATGATCCTGCCGAAAGACATCGAAGTCGCGCGCAGCCTCCGTGGTCTCGAGCTGCCGGACGATCGTGGGGCTGCGATGCGTGACTGGCACTTCACGCTCAACGACACCACCACACGCACGTCTCGCGAGGCCGGCATCAACATGCCCGACCTCAACTCGACACACCCGGGCAACGCGGTGTTCTTCGCGTTCCCGCACTTCTTCCTGCTTCCGATGTACGGCAACGCGACGCTGTACCGGTGCCGTCCGCTCACACCGGAGACGTGTCTCTACGAGCTGTGGTCCACCACGTTGTTCCCGGCCGACGACCGGCCGCCGCCGGTTCGGACGACGCCGGTGCCGATCGCGCACGACGATCCGTGGTGGCCGGAGATCCCCGGCCAGGACTTCTCGAACATCCCGAGGCAGCAGGTGGGTCTCCACGCCCAGGGCTTCGAGTTCATGCGGCTCTCCCGGAGCGTGGAGGGGCTGATCAGCAACACGCATCGCCTCATCGACGGCTACCTCGCCGGGCTTCCCCTCGACCGGCTGGCCGCCGCCACCGAGCACGTGTGCACCGGCATCGACGTGCCGATCTACGACCTCGGGTTCTGA
- a CDS encoding DUF222 domain-containing protein has product MSVVASVFERVRSAVAALEGVVAELEPGTLDASGAKKLVDLFTRCERLSVAGRGLAARRVESALSWKREGHRSAAHWLAASTGVSVGAATRSMQTARELEALPTTAAAFRAGELSEAQAVEIAATATLDPDAEARLLATARSSSSFKGLRDQCRDVSVRAVDDQAAARRLHETRALRTWTDRDGAYRMDVRLAPDDGARVASALSIKTDEIFRAARAAGRVEPRPAYVADALVALATGNTLSKPIEVRLYADHAALVRGYVEPGERCELAGIGPIPVTVARGLLDDARVTVLAREGTDVTTISSPKRTIPAKLRRWLEATYTVCGVDGCDNQQRLEIDHIMPVEEHGPTNQENTWRICRHHHRLKTYYGWRAFGPSDARQLVPP; this is encoded by the coding sequence GTGAGCGTCGTGGCGAGTGTGTTCGAGCGAGTTCGTTCGGCGGTGGCAGCTCTGGAAGGGGTGGTGGCCGAGCTCGAGCCGGGGACCCTCGACGCGTCGGGCGCGAAGAAGCTGGTGGACCTGTTCACGCGCTGCGAGCGGTTGTCGGTGGCGGGCCGCGGGCTCGCGGCCCGGCGGGTCGAGAGCGCGCTGTCGTGGAAGCGGGAGGGGCATCGCAGCGCCGCGCACTGGTTGGCGGCGTCGACGGGGGTGAGCGTGGGTGCCGCGACCCGGTCCATGCAGACCGCACGCGAGTTGGAGGCGTTGCCGACGACCGCGGCGGCGTTCCGGGCCGGGGAGCTCTCCGAAGCACAGGCTGTCGAGATCGCGGCGACCGCCACGCTGGACCCGGACGCGGAAGCCCGGTTGTTGGCCACGGCGCGGTCCTCGTCATCGTTCAAGGGACTGCGCGACCAGTGCCGGGACGTCTCGGTGCGCGCCGTCGACGATCAGGCCGCCGCGCGGCGCTTGCACGAGACCCGGGCCCTGCGCACCTGGACCGATCGCGACGGCGCGTACCGCATGGACGTTCGGTTGGCACCCGACGACGGCGCCCGGGTGGCGTCGGCGTTGTCGATCAAGACCGACGAGATCTTCCGCGCCGCGCGCGCCGCGGGACGGGTCGAACCCCGGCCGGCGTACGTCGCCGACGCACTCGTCGCGTTGGCCACCGGGAACACGCTGTCGAAGCCGATCGAGGTCCGCCTTTACGCCGACCATGCCGCCCTCGTCCGCGGCTACGTCGAGCCGGGCGAACGCTGCGAGCTCGCCGGCATCGGCCCCATCCCCGTCACCGTCGCCCGCGGGCTCCTCGACGATGCACGCGTCACCGTGCTCGCCCGTGAGGGCACCGACGTCACCACGATCTCGTCACCGAAGCGCACAATTCCCGCCAAGCTGCGCCGCTGGCTCGAAGCCACCTACACGGTGTGCGGCGTCGACGGTTGCGACAACCAACAACGCCTCGAGATCGACCACATCATGCCCGTCGAAGAACACGGTCCCACCAACCAAGAGAACACTTGGCGGATCTGCCGGCACCACCACCGGCTCAAGACCTACTACGGATGGCGAGCGTTCGGACCATCCGACGCCCGCCAACTCGTCCCACCGTGA
- a CDS encoding 3-oxoacyl-ACP reductase, with the protein MAGCERLRDRVAVVTGAGSGIGLATVRRLADEGARVVAIDIDEPAGAAAAAEVDGLFIRADVASEDDVEAAFRGAHEAFGSIDVSFHNAGISPPDDDSILTTSTEMWQHVQDVNLRSVYLCCKHVIPYMQRQGRGSIINTASFVAVVGSATSQVSYTASKGGVLAMSRELGVQFARDGIRVNALCPGPVRTPMLDELFASDPERAARRLVHIPTGRFAEPEEIAAAAAFLASDDASFVTASTFLVDGGISAAYVTPE; encoded by the coding sequence TTGGCCGGCTGCGAGAGGTTGCGTGACCGCGTTGCGGTCGTCACCGGTGCCGGGAGCGGGATCGGACTCGCCACGGTTCGGAGGCTCGCCGACGAGGGTGCACGCGTGGTGGCGATCGATATCGACGAACCCGCCGGCGCGGCGGCCGCGGCGGAGGTCGACGGATTGTTCATCCGTGCCGACGTCGCGTCGGAAGACGATGTCGAGGCTGCGTTCCGCGGGGCGCACGAAGCGTTCGGTTCGATCGACGTGTCGTTCCACAACGCCGGTATCTCGCCGCCCGACGACGATTCGATCCTGACCACGTCGACGGAGATGTGGCAACACGTGCAGGACGTCAACCTGCGGTCGGTCTACCTCTGCTGCAAACACGTCATCCCGTACATGCAGCGTCAGGGACGGGGCTCGATCATCAACACAGCGTCGTTCGTCGCGGTCGTGGGTTCCGCGACGTCACAGGTCTCCTACACCGCATCGAAGGGCGGTGTGCTCGCGATGAGCCGGGAGCTCGGCGTGCAGTTCGCGCGTGACGGCATTCGCGTGAACGCACTCTGCCCGGGTCCGGTGCGCACCCCGATGCTCGACGAGCTGTTCGCGAGCGATCCCGAGCGAGCCGCGCGCCGGCTGGTGCACATCCCGACCGGTCGGTTCGCCGAACCCGAGGAGATCGCCGCCGCCGCCGCGTTCCTCGCCAGCGACGACGCATCGTTTGTCACCGCGTCGACGTTCCTGGTCGACGGCGGCATCTCGGCTGCGTACGTCACGCCCGAGTGA